A genomic window from Desertibacillus haloalkaliphilus includes:
- a CDS encoding glycoside hydrolase family 3 protein has translation MHKQPELQVKTKKLIEQDGFIFKDLNNNGKLDPYEDWRLSPKERAENLVSLMTIDEKIGMMLINSRKMGLAQEDKSKTSHDGVLDESIIEKGETIFAVSKVYGTTHTIENRHLRHFILRDNFSPAEMAEWVNKLNEVAEETRLGIPVIIASNSRNENGEAVFGMNDAIGIFSTWPGTLGLAAAAKGDIKNGGDASLISDFARIARKEWNATGLRKGYMYMADVVSDPRWQRTYGTFGEDPEFIADAIGRIIDEFQGETLGKDSIAMTTKHFPGGGSRENGFDPHYAEGKWNLYPTPGSLENYHLPPFRAAVEHGTSSMMPYYSIPSIKKSVVQEFEEEDIPFEEVGFTFNHYFLNDILRGKLGFKGYVNSDSGIINNMSWGMEDRSEAERFAKAINAGTDLVADTNDIENLKLAVSKGWISEKRIDEANVRLLTEMFALGLFDDRTYNEPEKATEVISTEEHWDKAYEAHKKSVTVLKNSNETLPLTADKLDGKKVYVEVFHKEAERATFYTDKARTEAETLGLFTLTDNYEEADTAILFLHPKSGSYFNATPGLLELEICEDKVNYALDGSLYQETTLTGMDHLQEVADSIHSRGGKVVMSVNVILPWILGTVEHMADALIAGYDTFFDAQFEVIAGHHKPTGVLPLTLPASEEVIAVYQNGECVSPNDVPGYDKDKYMPAGMTYAYKDRDGNVYKLGHGLSY, from the coding sequence GTGCATAAGCAACCAGAGTTACAAGTGAAAACGAAGAAACTCATTGAACAGGATGGTTTCATTTTTAAAGATTTAAATAATAATGGAAAGCTTGATCCATATGAGGATTGGCGTTTAAGTCCGAAAGAGCGTGCAGAGAATCTTGTTTCTTTGATGACTATCGACGAAAAAATCGGGATGATGCTCATTAATTCACGTAAAATGGGTCTTGCTCAAGAGGATAAAAGCAAGACAAGCCATGATGGTGTATTAGATGAAAGTATTATTGAAAAAGGTGAAACGATTTTCGCTGTTAGCAAAGTCTATGGAACGACGCATACGATTGAAAACAGGCACCTACGACATTTCATTTTAAGAGATAACTTCAGTCCAGCTGAGATGGCGGAATGGGTGAACAAGCTAAATGAAGTAGCGGAGGAAACACGCCTAGGGATTCCTGTTATCATTGCCTCAAACTCTAGAAATGAAAATGGAGAAGCTGTTTTCGGCATGAATGATGCCATTGGGATCTTCTCTACCTGGCCAGGAACGTTAGGGCTGGCAGCAGCGGCAAAGGGCGATATAAAAAATGGTGGCGATGCCTCTTTAATTAGTGATTTTGCAAGAATCGCGAGGAAAGAGTGGAATGCGACTGGTTTAAGAAAAGGTTATATGTATATGGCTGATGTTGTTAGCGATCCGAGATGGCAACGTACGTATGGTACGTTTGGAGAGGATCCGGAATTTATTGCAGATGCGATTGGGCGCATTATTGACGAATTCCAAGGAGAAACACTAGGAAAAGATAGTATCGCGATGACAACGAAGCATTTCCCAGGTGGGGGATCGAGAGAAAATGGGTTTGACCCTCACTATGCAGAAGGAAAATGGAATCTATATCCAACGCCAGGCAGCTTAGAAAACTATCACCTCCCACCTTTTAGGGCTGCGGTTGAACATGGGACATCTTCTATGATGCCTTATTACTCGATTCCAAGTATTAAGAAAAGTGTCGTTCAGGAATTTGAGGAGGAAGATATTCCATTCGAAGAGGTTGGATTTACATTTAATCACTATTTCCTAAATGATATCCTGCGTGGCAAGCTTGGATTTAAAGGCTATGTAAATAGTGACAGTGGGATTATCAATAACATGAGCTGGGGTATGGAAGATCGAAGTGAGGCAGAACGTTTTGCTAAAGCGATTAATGCAGGAACTGATTTGGTCGCCGATACAAACGATATTGAAAATCTTAAATTGGCTGTCAGCAAAGGCTGGATAAGTGAAAAGCGAATTGATGAAGCTAATGTACGACTTTTAACAGAAATGTTTGCATTAGGTCTATTTGATGACCGTACGTACAATGAGCCAGAAAAAGCAACAGAGGTGATTAGTACAGAGGAGCATTGGGACAAAGCGTACGAAGCTCACAAAAAATCAGTGACTGTACTGAAGAATTCAAATGAAACCTTACCATTGACAGCGGACAAGCTCGATGGGAAAAAGGTTTATGTTGAAGTGTTCCATAAGGAAGCGGAAAGAGCCACTTTCTATACAGACAAAGCGAGAACGGAAGCGGAAACGCTTGGACTCTTTACGTTGACAGATAACTACGAAGAAGCCGATACTGCCATTCTGTTCTTACATCCTAAATCTGGATCATACTTTAATGCCACACCAGGGCTGTTGGAGCTTGAGATCTGTGAGGACAAAGTCAACTACGCTCTGGATGGCTCATTGTATCAGGAAACAACCCTTACTGGGATGGACCATCTCCAAGAAGTAGCCGATAGCATCCATAGCCGCGGCGGAAAGGTCGTCATGAGTGTGAATGTCATCTTGCCATGGATCTTAGGAACTGTAGAACATATGGCTGATGCATTGATTGCAGGCTATGACACCTTCTTCGATGCACAGTTTGAAGTGATCGCTGGACATCATAAACCAACAGGTGTCTTACCTTTAACCTTACCGGCAAGTGAAGAGGTTATTGCTGTTTACCAAAATGGCGAATGTGTATCACCGAATGATGTACCAGGCTATGATAAAGACAAGTATATGCCAGCAGGAATGACCTATGCCTACAAAGATCGTGACGGCAATGTTTATAAGCTAGGTCATGGATTGAGTTATTAA
- a CDS encoding AraC family transcriptional regulator, which translates to MKESTFMPVINKNFEVFYWSKKYRSHYWSRQPDKSLENYSEIEPLFRTHSHDAMEILVFLGGECEFFCEGKTYSLTKGDVVIIPPYAVHQAKVTDFNTYERIVSTISKSLLAEFLSISPSMNESLIYHKTQGSYVVHLHAKNLKEILSLFQEISDRKKENGDHHSFALHYLLFQGLQMILHPASGEPTNHLRNEHDQRLNAIIDYIKTHLTDPDMNLDNVSSHFHLSKYYFSHYFKTHMKVPFYRYVLLKRLATAVTLIKKNELSIEEIAIQCGFQDYSSFYRLFKKEYNLSPKNLQKEFRGRRN; encoded by the coding sequence ATGAAAGAATCTACATTTATGCCAGTGATCAATAAGAATTTTGAGGTTTTTTACTGGAGCAAAAAGTATAGATCACATTATTGGAGTAGGCAACCAGACAAATCGTTGGAGAACTATTCCGAGATTGAGCCGCTATTTCGAACGCACAGTCACGACGCAATGGAGATTCTCGTATTTTTAGGAGGAGAATGTGAATTTTTTTGTGAAGGTAAAACCTATTCCCTCACCAAAGGGGACGTTGTCATCATTCCCCCGTACGCAGTACATCAAGCAAAAGTGACTGACTTTAATACCTATGAGAGAATCGTATCCACCATCAGCAAATCGCTATTGGCAGAATTTTTATCGATTTCTCCTTCCATGAATGAAAGCCTTATTTACCATAAGACTCAAGGTTCTTATGTTGTTCACCTCCATGCCAAAAACTTAAAGGAGATTCTCTCACTATTTCAAGAAATAAGTGATCGTAAAAAAGAAAATGGTGATCACCATTCATTTGCCTTACATTACCTATTATTTCAAGGTCTCCAAATGATCTTACATCCTGCTAGTGGAGAGCCAACTAATCATTTAAGAAATGAACACGATCAACGCTTAAACGCAATCATTGATTATATTAAGACGCACTTGACTGATCCAGATATGAATTTGGACAACGTTTCCAGTCATTTTCATTTAAGTAAATATTATTTTTCTCATTATTTTAAGACCCATATGAAGGTGCCCTTTTATCGATATGTATTATTGAAACGGCTAGCCACAGCTGTTACGTTAATTAAGAAGAACGAGCTCTCCATTGAAGAGATCGCCATTCAATGCGGTTTTCAAGATTATTCTAGCTTTTATAGACTCTTTAAAAAGGAATATAATTTATCGCCTAAAAATTTGCAAAAGGAGTTTAGGGGTCGCCGAAATTAA
- a CDS encoding amidohydrolase family protein translates to MKKFINATIYGEPDSNEILVENGQFKAIGHDLENADEVIDLEGRLVLPPYVDPHLHLDYIFSGLGEGNANVSGTLFEGIQRWSDNKKSLTEEMVRKRAIKGIQKEVNKGIQFIRSHVDITDPNLTGMKALIKLREELKDVVTLQLVAFPQEGFFRYEGAEALMEQALEMGADVAGGIPHFEISYEHGVESLRRIVDLAIKYNVMIDIHCDENDDPNSRFLEVLNALVMEKNYGKYTTASHTCSFGAVENSYANKMLGLFRESKINFISCPTENAHLQGRGDNYPKRRGLTRVKELLNNGNHVAFAQDSIADYWYPLGNGNMMNILDNGIHLAHYTHIDEINKAFDLITYHGANIMRVNDEYGIEAGKPANFIVLDAQDAYEAIRERAEVLASIRNGEYLFKREPRRNEVEIEFLKQS, encoded by the coding sequence ATGAAAAAATTTATTAATGCGACGATATATGGAGAGCCAGATTCTAATGAAATTCTAGTTGAAAACGGTCAATTTAAAGCAATAGGTCATGATTTAGAAAACGCGGATGAAGTGATTGATTTAGAGGGCCGTTTAGTATTGCCACCTTATGTCGATCCTCATTTACATTTAGATTATATCTTTTCAGGGCTAGGCGAAGGAAATGCAAACGTCTCAGGTACATTATTTGAAGGGATTCAGCGCTGGAGTGATAATAAGAAATCATTGACCGAAGAGATGGTACGTAAGCGAGCAATCAAAGGAATTCAAAAAGAAGTAAATAAAGGGATCCAATTCATTCGTTCACACGTAGATATTACCGATCCAAACTTAACAGGGATGAAAGCTTTAATCAAACTACGTGAAGAATTAAAAGATGTCGTTACATTACAACTTGTAGCCTTTCCTCAAGAAGGATTCTTCAGATATGAAGGGGCCGAAGCTTTAATGGAACAAGCACTTGAAATGGGAGCTGATGTAGCCGGAGGGATCCCTCACTTTGAAATTTCCTATGAGCATGGGGTTGAATCATTAAGACGCATCGTAGACCTGGCGATAAAATATAACGTAATGATTGATATTCACTGTGATGAAAATGATGACCCAAATAGTCGCTTTCTAGAAGTGTTAAATGCGCTTGTTATGGAAAAAAACTATGGGAAATATACGACAGCCAGTCATACATGTAGCTTTGGTGCGGTCGAGAACAGTTATGCGAATAAAATGTTAGGTTTATTTAGAGAATCAAAAATTAATTTTATTTCGTGTCCTACTGAAAATGCCCATTTACAAGGTCGAGGTGACAATTACCCTAAACGCCGTGGCCTCACACGAGTAAAAGAGCTCTTAAATAACGGAAATCATGTCGCGTTTGCTCAAGATTCAATTGCCGATTACTGGTACCCATTAGGGAATGGAAACATGATGAACATTTTAGACAATGGGATCCACCTCGCTCATTATACACACATTGATGAAATTAATAAGGCGTTTGACCTGATCACCTACCACGGAGCAAACATTATGAGAGTGAACGATGAATATGGCATTGAAGCCGGCAAACCAGCTAACTTTATCGTCTTAGACGCACAAGATGCCTATGAAGCGATCCGTGAGCGTGCAGAAGTACTAGCATCGA